TGGGAATCCCCCCGTGGAATCAGtgctctgtttttgtgttccagtTCACATGAAAACGTTTGCCTTTCACTTCACAGCCCACAGCATCACAGACAGCATTCAGGACATCGGTGCACCAGTGGCTGCTGACGCATCgttgttttccttccagtctTCTCAGTgccttctcctctgcctttctgtgcaTGCCAAAAGCATGCTGTGTGCTCCAGTGCCTGTAGGCAGCATCACACAACAGGTGGGAACTCCTCTGGCCTGTTTTGCAGAGAGGAAGCAATGCAAAGATGCAAATAGCTGAACTCAGAACCATGGATCTTCCCACACTGGTTTCATGAACTTTccacagcagagccagcctCTTCAAAGCTACAAAACCTGACAAAAAGCATGAGGTGTGGGGGATGCCCCACTGGTCCAGCACAGGTTGAAAGCCTCATTTTCTGAAAGCCAGCTACTGTATTCATGTAGGTTCTCAAAGGCAACATCCTGAGGGTGCAGTGCTACATGCCAGGATCGTGGCTTTCATTAGCACTCTTCTTCTAATTGGCTTGCCAATAATAGGTGGGTATGGGTTGCCATAGCTGGCAGGTGATCACTGCAGAGCTGACCTGGCTCCTTTGATACGATGATCTGGCACTGGGAAGTGGGAAAAGTCTTAGACTGGGTGAACCTTgttgggtcttttccaacctcggtggttctgtgattccattccTTGCAGCAGCGCACGAAGAGCTGAATCCTCACACGGAGCTCTGCAAACCCTCTCATTTGTGTGACATTTACACTGAGTTGGGTCCTCAAGGAGCACTGCTGGAAACAAGCACAGTGCTCCCAAAGGCACAATGGGATGCATTCAGGATGTGGGCAGGTAAGGAAACATGTGCAGGAGTGCTGGAGCTGCTATAGAGCACAGGTTACTTACAGCTACACAGGCACCCTTAGAAGCAGACCTTTTGCAATCCTCTTGGACAAAGCAGGCAAAGCAATTAAAACCATCGTGCTATGACAAATAAGTAAGCATTCCCTCCTCGtccctccctccttttctttcattcactCCAAAAAGCCAGAGGTACCGTGTTGGGGGATTTGGAACTGGGAAGGACAGCAAAAAAGTTTCAGCCCAGCCAATGGATAAACCTATTTTTAGTGGCATGGAAAATGCTCCTCAGAGGCTGTGGAGTGCAACAGCAGTGTAAGACATGTTTCTTCCTTCCTAGTTTCTGCTGAAAGAAGAGAACTTTagaagcaaacagcaaagatgAGAAAACAACCGCTCCATTGGCTGACTGCCTGTGGCTGCACTGGCAGCAGCATTTTCTTGGGGGAAAAACTGTCACTCAGTTCTGGGGGCCAAGGATTCAGCTGGGGTGCATAaagcctgggctgtgctgccaagGGTTCACAGctccaaaacacaaaaataccGCCAGGTACTCCAGAATTATTTCTCCCAGGACACCCACTTGTTACCTTTCCCCTATGGCTGTTTTAATTGTAGTCCTCCAAGGCAGGAATGATTCCCATCACTGGAGGGGGGAGAGCTGGAAGCAGCgcattttgaaatgcttgtcagctttcctctttctgttatCTGATAGAAAGGGGTTTAGAATAAATAACACATTCATGCCCTTCAACATCCACATCTGCTTTTCGCTTCCTGGTTTGCAGTCCTATAAATAAATGATTATAACATGCATGCATAAATATAATAATGTGGTATATAACATATGTGTGTTACCTGCTATGTGCTGCACGTATCATATGTAATATATAGGTATTAAAAGccttatgtattatttttatataacacATTGAATAATATTATTATAGCAATAACAATTGAATCCCCACAGCTTCCCAAccccaggctgtgctggtggctgcacagagcccaggGGATCCTTCTCACTGCTGAGGCAGAGGACAGCAAGGTGAGCGGTGCTGCAGATCTCCCTGCATTATGTGTGTCCTGCCCTGGGTTCCAACTCCCCCTTTATTGCCCGTGGCATTttgcaggagcacagctctcCTTTCCTACAGGTCATCCTGGAAGCAAAAGTTTCTGGTGAGCCAAACCAGAACAGGAGCAATTCCCAGCATGGTATGCAAACTGAAGTGTTACCTATATAATGAGGGTAAATCTATGGGGAAAGCACCTCTGTAACCAGTATAACTGTCTGCAAAATCCCTAGAGTATATTTGGGTTTATCAGCAAAAAACCCTCTTCCTCGCTCCCTGCCTGCATGATAACACACATAGGAAACTGATACGCAGCACAGGCAAGATCTCTGTCCTCCAGGTTCACACCACTGCCCTGTCCTAGCACTGAGCTCCCTTAGGAGCAGTAGCACAGAATTGGAGTGATCACCCAAGAGGGTTTTGACTGTATTATTTCAGCCAGCTCTTACAAAAGCCCAGACAACAAACATCCTTCTGTTTGGGACAGCTGAAAGCCATCCCCGCTTTGCAGCTGGGTCAGCTTCAGCGTGAAGAACTTcagcagagcagttctgcaggTGCCGTGGGTGGTGCTGTCAGAACTGCCgtgctgttgctgtgctttgtgtgcagTCACCTGCACTGAACACAGAACCGCTTGTGTGCAAATTGCTGAGCTGTTCCAAGCCTCTTGTGCAAGTAGAGCTGTTCACACACATGCAGGGCACTTCtacaatttttccttttgttagaGCTCACTTTTTGAGGTGGGCAATGTGTTCCATGTACCAACACGTGTTCCAGTCAACTCCATCTCTCCTTTGACCAAAGAGCATGGCTTTGGCTCCAAATTGTCAGGTCTATGAGCTGAGCGAGGCTGAAAGGGCTGCAGATGGAGGCTCATGCAGATATCCCACCTGCAGGGGGGGACAAGGGTTGTTTTCCAAATGTTGCTCAGGTCCATCACTGCTCCCTGAGGTCCTTTCCCCAGTCAGGCTCTGccttgctgagctgcagcactgagtggTGCCCACATGGAACAGGCAACTGCGACTGGATAAATTCCAGCTGCTACAACAGCTTACAAACCAGCTAAACAGGATGCACTGATAAACGCAGCAGTATTGGCCAACAGCTCAATATTGCTTTTCATCAAGCCCctgtaaatgattttaaaataaacatctgaCAATCTCCCGACTTCTAGCAAGCTCCTTTGACAATtcatggaagcagggcagccCATAAAGCACAGCGGGGCATTCTAAGGCATGTTCATTGTGGGCCATAAATGCCTGAATTAGAGCCATTCGTTTTCCATCCCATTAGTTTTCATGCCCACTGTCCCCCATCAGGGCATGGGCGCAGCTGCGTTCCTCTGCACGCTCTTAAAACTCAGTGGATCAGAGAACCGGAGGGCTGAGCCCCACTTAACCCCCAGAGTAAAGGTGAGGTGAGATTTCACCCCACTGCTGGAAACACTTTAAGTAGTGCAACCACTCAACATTGCTGGCAGCAGCTTCAGTACCTCTAGTCTGAGCAGTCTGCTTATTAAGAGCAAGAGAAACGTCAAGCAAGGCTCAAGAGAGCTCTACAAAAAGCTATTGGGAATCTGGGCTCTGCTAGGGACAAGAGATGGAGCAGCCATGGGCTGTGACTGAGCCCCTTGGTTGTGAGGTGAGGGCAGAGCTGATTGCAGAAACCTTGGGGTCATGTCCATGGTCAGCTCAGCGCTATGCTTGGAGGGAAGGCATggtggcagggctgctctgctcaggaCATTCTGCAGCATCACAAGGATCCAAGCCACCCTGGTGCCAAAACCCCAAAGATGAGAGCACAGATGAGGGGACAACATTGCATACACCCATCCAGgactcagctctgcagggctgggaaccCAGCATTTGAGTCCCCCAAAGCGGAGCCACACACCACAGGCACGCATCAAAGCATCACCTTCGGGCAGGCCGTGATGTCACGCAGGTTGCCATGCTGCTGTAAACAAGGctggtgcagtgctgcagccggCACacttcctcctgcctgcagcactgagccgGCTGGGTCACTTCCTGACGAGGTAAGGCTGTTTTACGCTCTCTCTTTGTGATCTAGAACAAGCATTAACAAGATTTTAGGGTCTCCTGTGTTGGCGTTGCCCTCCCAGGCTTTTTCCCTGGGCTCAGCTCATGCAGGGAGGGGGTTTGGGAAGCTCTGGCTCTTGGCACAGCAGCCCTCCGAGTGCCCCAATCCTCTGCACGAGTGCATGCAGGAggcacaacagcagctgcatgAAATTGCTGCCACCAGAGCAGGCAAAGGTTCAGCGTGGGCAGCTCCCGGTGCTCCACAGGATCCACTGCTGGGCCCTTGCTTCCTTTACCTGATTTCTCCAAGAAgatcttttactttaaaacgGCACTCGGCGGTAAGGGGAACTGCAGCAGATCTGTTTgggttctcttttttttttctttctttttttctaacagcAATTTATATTGCCGCTAAAGGAATAATAATCTCATGCTGCCCATGTGGCATCCATGCTGCTCTTTGCCTGAATCACAATGGCGGGACATCACTGCTGGAGGTTGGGGACACAGCGTGACGTGCAAGCGGGCTGCTTGGATGTGGCTTTGCCCTCAAGGGTGCTGAGGTTCAGAGCTGAAATTTCAAGTTTCAACTGCAGCCACCAGCTAAAACTTAGCTAACTTCATTCACTGGTGCTTTTAAGCCATATTTTGTCAGAGGAGCAATGGGATGGCATTCACCTGTGCTCGGGAGGAGTTTGACAGTGCAGCCCAGCATGTTTGCAGTTTGGCAGTGACGGATGAGATCCACATTGGGTGGACCCTAAACCTGAAATTTCTTAAAGCAAatcaaaagggaaaagcaaatcaaagcaGGGAGTGTGAGTCAATGTCAAACTGGGCTTACCGCAGACCTGTGTCAGGgaggacagcagcactggggcagcagGTGGTGCAGAAGGagagagctgctccaggcagggttccagctccctgctcagcCTTGGTGTGAGCAGTGGGACCACTGCTGTGCCcacacctccagcactgggaatGGCACTGCaccatggggctgtgctgcccaagCCAGCTGTGGGAGTAGGAATGAGAGCAGAATGCAAACTGAAATCTCCACAGCCCAGATCTGCTCCAATTTTCtttgttgaaaaacagaaaaaaaataaagtacctGTAACTGTAGGACTTTCCACTTGAGTGCAGAGGTTTCAGACTGAAGCGTGAGTGCGAAAGTGTGAGATACTCAGCCCTGAAATGAAGGCAGAAGAATGTGTGCTGTGATCAGACCgacctgctgcaggcagccagccagcagGACGCCGTGCTGCTTTGAGATCAACCTCTTTTTCCTGGAAGTGCCATGTTGTGTTTCCAAATTATCTTGCTACGAGTAATTATGTGCATGCTTCATTCTTTCCCTGTTGCAATAGCCTCAGAAATGCAGACTCTGAGTGAAGCATACAAAGCAGGACTCGGATAACACTGCATAGATCTACtaccaattttcttttttcttttatttttaaactgcatATTAGGAGCTGTCTTCCCTCAATGTGGTGTGAGgaccaacaaaaaacactttctgaTGTGACACATGGAGACAAGTGCTGATAAAATCAGCTCAAGGACTTCAGCCTTTGCTGATACTTCacacagaaatgctgtctgAACAGCTTTGCAGATAGGAAGTCCGATTGCAGACAGCCAGGGGCATCTGTGTGTGTCGTGTTTGTCCTCAGGGAGGAAGGTGAGAGGGATGGAAGGAGTTACCCCCAGTCTGAGCAAGTGGGAGGAAGGGGGCAGTGCAGCTGTAAATGCCATGTTGTGCTTCCAAATTGTCCCGCTACAAAAAATTATATGCATGCttcattctttccttgttttgcaACAGCCTCAGAAACACAGactctgcagagcagatccCACAGGAATTGCCATAGAAAGTCCACTCTTACTTGATGTGCCTCCTGGCAAAGCCTAAGGACAGGTTTCCACGTCAAGCAAAAGAGGGCTGCATTTGAGTTAGGGAGCAGCAaagttcctttcctttcccaagAGCCTTGAGATCAGGTTAATCACTCACAGCCACTGCTGAATTGCCTTCTGTACAATTTGGTTGAAGGGATATTAATGACTTTGTAGCAAATCTCATTCTCAGAGCCCACCACGTGCCAATGAGCAGCAATCCCCCATATGCGCATTGATGGCATTAATGCTGCTGCACCCAACAGGGTCACCCCACTCAGTCCATGTTCTCCAACATGCCCAGCCCTGAGGCCAGTCGAGTCCCTCACCCCGTGGCCCCAGTGCTGCCCCATGCGCTCCCTGCCCACCAGTCATATCCTTACACTTGCTCAGGTAATGGAGCTGGGACATCTGCCCCTTCATGGAGAGGATTCTGCAGCCTGTGGCTCTGAGGGCTGAAGCTCCTGACCTCCACTGTCTCCATGTAAACACCAAGGACAGGAGCATCAATTCACagagcattttttcccctaatgtCAGCATTCCTCTTTTTGGGATCATCCTGGAAGATAGCAACACAAAGTCATGAGGATGCGGCCACACCATCACCTCTGCCCCTCCATCTGCCCTATGGGTTTAGAAAACTGCCTTCAACTGGGCAAAGAAGAGAAGTTTTGATTAACTCTGACACCTTGTGGACAATTATCAGATGAGGACAAAGCCCAGGGGATCTCCCCATGTAAGGGGCTCCACCATGGGCTCAGACTGCTGCAGCCCACTGGTGCCCATCTGGTGTCTGGACACAGCTTGCTGCTATCAGAGCACGAAGGCTGAGGTGTGAGACCAAGCATGTGCATCATCTCATGTTACAGCAGATATACATCCCAGACATGCACATTTACCCTAAATATCTCTGTTTGGTGGCTACTTTGAGTCAGCAGCCTGAGCTTGATTACTCTGAACGTTGCTGTTGCGGCCTGGTTCTGAGCTGTCACATGAAATGTAAATAAGTCTAACTGTACCTTGGAACCCCGACATGCAAACTGATTGCTGTGACTCATCTGACCTCAGCCCCTCTAAACATCCCAGGTCTGTTGGGCAGCATTTGAATAGCAGCATGTTCTCAAAATGGAACATTTTGCAAATGCACCCAATCCTCTGTGGTGTCAGTGGCCACGTGGCGTTGTGTTTTGTCAGAGCATGGGGCAGTCAGGCTGACCTCAGCATGCAGGCAGCTTATAACTCTGACAGTGATGCTCAATGGCTTCTTGGCAAAGTGGGAGCTCACCTGGAGTGTGACGAGGGAGCAGCACGTgtccagctggggctgcagatgGACCCGGCTTGGGACACCTCAGTGTTATCGTGCTGTCCCAGTGAAGGAGGAGTTGGGCAGTGCCCCCCCAGCTACAGCATTTCTTCGCTATTAGGTGCAGCTGAAGGATGTAGTTCAGTTGCTAAACCCAAGCACGTGGCAGGAGATAACCCTGCCTTTTGCAAAccataagaaaatgaaacagaagttaaaaagagaagcagaattgTCTTCAGCTCCTGTTAATAAAGCCTGTAGGTGCAGACTCTTAGTGGCCCAGGGCCGGGGCCACCTGCAGCCCCAATTAGCAAAGTGAAGAAAACCAACACCAATCGTGCTCTTTGTCACTTGAGAGCTCTAATCTCTTCTTGTTTgcagcacaaagaaaagaacCCTTAGTACCAGGGGATGAGTTACTAATATCTACCTACAGAGACACTTCTTTCTCTGGCAAATGCCCCATGCAAGTTTTGCTGTCAGGAAATGAGTCAGAAGCAGGGGAGCAGTATCTGCAGTGCCCTGTGAAACAGGAAGCCAACATTCAGTGTTAACTGTAGCTTTAGACACGGAAGGGAATCACTATACTAAGAATTAGAATCCTGTGGGGAAATACCCCATAAAACCAAGCTCCTGTAACTTAAACACAGGTATAATCCAGTTGTTGGCATCCACATTTTGGTCACTGGGCTATGTGGTTGCTTGCTTGTAGAAGTCAGGCTATGGCACACTATAACAATCAGAAAGGTCAAGGCAATGGAATGGTGTTACAGGAGATGCGACCACAAGGAAACCAGTGCAATAGAAAGATGCTACAGAGAAAAAGTGCTCACCCATCTCTGAAAACTTAGGCTCACAGGGAAAACTCCAGACaagagggatctccaaccagagacCCTTCCCCCCTGACattcagcccttaaatgagggctaAGAgagaattgctttcacctgtgctctcagggctgaCCAGGTCTTTTCCCCAGATGCTCAGTGGTTCAGATCaggactcaacagttcccatacacacacCTTCCTCCTGTGTATTCCCCCTGTCACAGATGGGTTAGAGCTGCCGGGATGGGAAGCTCCTTCTGCTCCTCCATGAGCAGTGTGGCTTAGTTTCTCCTATGCTTATGGAaactggaaagcacagcaagggGACTGATGCTGCGGAGGCAGTCCTATCTCCTCTGCAGTAATAACAGGAGGGGGCAGATTTGAAGAAGGTAGCAGCATATTCTACACAGGGGACCTTCTGAGCCTCAGTGTTGTCAGATAGGAAATGTGAATACAGACAACTCTTGCAGTGCCTTTGCCTTTACAACCACTGCTTTTGCTCTCCCCAGGAATGACCTGTACTCCCCCTCCTGTGCCAAATGCTCCCAGCAGTCCCATCATGACGCACAGCAACTGGACCTGCTCCGATCCCAACGTAACGTACAAATCCACGCTGTACGCAGCCACCTACACCATCATCTTCATCCCCGGCCTGCTGGCCAACAGCGCTGCCCTCTGGGTGCTGTGCCGCTTCATCAGCAAGAAGAACAAAGCCATCATCTTCATGATCAACCTGGCCGCGGCCGACCTGGCGCACGTCCTGTCGCTGCCGCTGCGGATTTACTATTACATCAACCGCACGTGGCCTTTTGGGAGAttcctctgcctgctgtgcttCTACCTGAAGTACCTCAACATGTACGCCAGCATCTGCTTCCTCACCTGCATCAGCATCCAGCGGTACTTCTTCCTATACCAGCCCTTCAAGGCCAAGGACTGGAAGCGGCGCTACGACATCGCCATCAGCGCGGCCGTCTGGCTCTTTGTGGGCGCCGCCTGCTCCCCGTTCCCCATCATGCGCAGCTTCCGCCTGCAGAACAACTCCATAACCTGCTTTGCAGACCTGGAGGTGCGGCAGATCGAGAGCAAAGTGGGCACCGTGGCGATGACGGCCACCGCGGAGCTCTTCGGCTTCATTGGGCCCCTCATCGTCATTGTGTTCTGTACCTGGAAAACAAAGGTCTCCCTTCGGGGCTTCCGGATTCCGCTGCAGAACAACAGCGAGGGGCGGAAAGCTTCGAGGATGGTATCCACCTGTGCCATCGtgttctttgtgtgttttgcaCCGTATCACATCAATTTCTTCTTCTACATGATGGTGAAAGAGAACGTTATTACAGATTGCCTCCTGCGCAGGATCACGCTGCACACCCAGCCCTTCTGCTTAACTCTGGCAAGTCTGGACTGCTGCTTGGATCCGatcctttatttctttatgaCCTCAGAGTTTCAGGACCAGATCTCCAGGCACAGCAGCATGGCCATCAGGAGTCGGCTCATGAGCAAAGAGAGTGCATCGTCAGTTAAGGAATGAAATAAAGCCAGCTGAAGAGAGTTAAGATATTTCATCTGAAATCCAGGATTGTTCGACTACCAACTCCATTACAGAAGACCCCTCGATTGTTCAGGGGAGATTTGTAGCAGTGGAAATCTTTCGATACACACAAGATAAAACTTTGTGATTAATGTGTTGGAGTGACACACAGACGTTGACTGCGCCTACTGCTGTGATGCCCACTCCTGACCCAGCCAGAGTGGAAAATCCCCAAAGCCTTTGATGGGAAATGGTGGAAACATCCTAGGAACTCCTCTTTCCATTTCTCCAACTCCAGAGGTTCTTTGTTCAAGCCAAAGATGATTATTCATCCATACACTGGAATCTGCTGAAGTGCTTTCTCTGCACACTGCATGCGAAGTGGCCAGGAACAGCaagcagcagttttgctgtcCATGCTCAGGGACACAGATGTGTGAGCttgctccagcacagagccccaccttgctgctgcctgccccagcTCTCAGAGCATTGCTCTGGTCATTGCACTTAccactgcttcatttctttctgctcttttcatcAACTCCTTCTTCTCACCCTGCTCCACGTATGCTCCTTACCTGTGGATGCATCCTGTGCCTTACGCTGCAGCCAGTGCTGTGAGGTTGCTCGCATTCTGCACAGCAGGACCTTTCCTCTCTCCATGTCCCCTTCACACTCCAAGAAACACCACTGCCAGCAGTGGGGGCCCAGCATCAGTGCTGCCAGGTTGGGTGACCCCAGTGGCACCACACAGGTCCTCATCCCCATTATGTGCACGGCTCCTTCAGCCTAGTGCTGAGACCACACCGTGAGGTCCTTCCTTAGGGGTTCAGGGGCACATGCACTAGAGAAGAAAGGTGTCCTTCCCTCACTGGTTTCTCTAAGATGTGACAAATTCTAGGCCAAATTCTACCCATGTGTGACAACGGTTTCCCCGT
The Lagopus muta isolate bLagMut1 chromosome 13, bLagMut1 primary, whole genome shotgun sequence genome window above contains:
- the LOC125699621 gene encoding putative P2Y purinoceptor 10, whose product is MTCTPPPVPNAPSSPIMTHSNWTCSDPNVTYKSTLYAATYTIIFIPGLLANSAALWVLCRFISKKNKAIIFMINLAAADLAHVLSLPLRIYYYINRTWPFGRFLCLLCFYLKYLNMYASICFLTCISIQRYFFLYQPFKAKDWKRRYDIAISAAVWLFVGAACSPFPIMRSFRLQNNSITCFADLEVRQIESKVGTVAMTATAELFGFIGPLIVIVFCTWKTKVSLRGFRIPLQNNSEGRKASRMVSTCAIVFFVCFAPYHINFFFYMMVKENVITDCLLRRITLHTQPFCLTLASLDCCLDPILYFFMTSEFQDQISRHSSMAIRSRLMSKESASSVKE